The Triticum urartu cultivar G1812 chromosome 5, Tu2.1, whole genome shotgun sequence genome contains the following window.
TGGTGGAGGCGGCGACGCCGGCGGAGCGGCGGATCCTGCTGGACTTCAAGTCCGCCATCACCGCGGACCCGGACGGCGCGCTCGCGTCCTGGAAGCCCTCGGGCGACCCGTGCGCGGACTTCGCGGGGGTCTCCTGCGACCCGGCCACGGGCGCCGTGCAGCGGCTGCGCCTCCACGGCGCCGGCCTGGCGGGCACCCTCGCGCCGTCGCTGGCGCGCCTCCCCGCGCTCGAGTCCGTCTCGCTCTTCGGGAACGCGCTCTCCGGCGGGATCCCGCCGGGCTACGCCTCCCTGGCGCCCACGCTCCACAAGCTCAACCTCAGCCGCAACGCGCTGTCGGGCGAGATCCCGCCCTTCCTCGGCGCCTTCCCCTGGCTCCGCCTGCTCGACCTCTCCTACAACGCCTTCTCCGGCGAGATCCCGCCGGGGCTCTTCGACCCCTGCCCCCGCCTCCGCTACGTCTCGCTCGCGCACAACGCGCTCCGGGGCGCCGTCCCGCCCGGCATCGCCAACTGCTCCCGCCTCGCCGGCTTCGACCTCTCCTACAACCgcctctccggcgagctccccgACCAGCTCTGCGCGCCGCCGGAGATGAACTACATCTCCGTCCGAAGCAACGAGCTCTCCGGCGGCATCGCCGGCAAGCTCGACGCCTGCCGCAGCATCGACCTGTTCGACGTCGGGAGCAACCGCTTCTCGGGCGCCGCGCCGTTCGGCCTCCTGGGCCTCGCCAACATCACCTACTTCAACGTCTCCTCCAACGCCTTCGACGGCGAAATCCCCAACATTGCCACCTGCGGCAGCAAGTTTTTATACTTCGACGCGTCGGGGAACCGGCTCGCCGGCCCGGTTCCGGAGAGCGTGGTGAATTGCCGCAACCTGAGGGTGCTGGATTTGGGGGCGAATGCTCTTGCCGGAGACATACCACCAGTGATCGGGACATTGCGGTCGCTTTCCGAGCTCAGGCTCGCCGGCAACACAGGCATTACCGGTTCAATTCCCGCCGAGCTTGGAGGAATTGAGATGCTTGTCACACTCGACCTTGCCGGCCTTATGCTCACCGGAGACATCCCGGTGTCCCTGAGCAAATGCCAGTTCCTGCTTGAGCTGTGAGTGTTCGTTCAGTACTCAATTTCATCCAATTCGTCCAATGCTTTGATGCATGATGACTAACTGAACTGAATCATTGCAGGAATTTGTCTGGCAACAAATTGCAGGGAGTGATCCCGGACACCCTCAACAACCTGACTTACCTCAGGATGCTCGATCTTCACAAGAACCAACTCGACGGGGGCATTCCGGTGTCGCTTGCTCAGCTCACCAACCTTGATCTGCTAGACCTCTCAGAGAATAGACTGACTGGGCCAATCCCCTCAGAACTTGGGAACCTCTCTAAGCTGACACATTTCAACGTGTCCTTCAACGGTCTCTCCGGCATCATACCTTCTGCTCCAGTCTTGCAGAATTTCGGCAGCACAGCCTTCATGGGAAACCCATTACTATGTGGATCACCATTGAACAATCTGTGTGGTGGACAGCGAGCAAGACGATTGTCAGTCGCTATCATAATCGTCATTGTCGCTGCAGCGCTCATACTTATTGGGGTCTGCATTGTCTGTGCTATGAACATTAGGGCCTATACAATGAGGAGTAAGGAGGAGCAGGAAGGGAAGGAGGACGAAGAGGTGCTGGTCTCCGAGAGCATATCCGTCGGATCTCCAGGCCAAACTGCCATCATTGGAAAGTTGGTGCTCTTCACCAAGAGCCTGCCTTCAAGGTATGAAGATTGGGAGGAAGGAACCAAGGCACTGGTTGACAAAGACTGCCTTGTTGGTGGAGGGTCAGTTGGCACGGTGTACAAGGCCACCTTTGAGAATGGGTTGTCCATTGCCGTGAAGAAACTGGAGGCACTCGGAAGTTTGACAAACCAGGATGAGTTTGAGCATGAGATGGGGCAGCTTGGTAACCTCAACCACCCCAATCTGGTCACATTCCAGGGTTACTACTGGTCGTCCTCGATGCAATTGATCCTGTCGGAGTTTGTGACCAAAGGGAGCTTGTATGACCACCTCCATGGGAACCGTCGTCGCGCGTTTTCCAGAAGTAGCAGCGGAGGTGAGCTCTCCTGGGATCGGAGGTTTAAGATTGCACTTGGAACGGCGCGTGCACTCGCATATCTTCACCATGACTGCCGACCACAAGTCTTGCATCTCAACATCAAGTCTTCAAACATAATGATAGATGAAGAATATGAAGCCAAGCTGTCTGACTATGGATTTAGAAAGCTGTTGCCTATTCTAGGTAGCTTTGAAGTGAGCAGATCTTATGCTGCCATCGGGTACATTGCCCCGGAGCTAGCATCCCCGAGCTTGAGATACAGTGATAAGAGCGATGTATTTAGCTTTGGGGTGGTGTTGCTTGAGATTGTGACAGGGCGGAAGCCAGTGGAGAGCCCTGGGGTTGCTATACATGTGATTTTGCGCGACTATGTCAGAGAGACACTGGAGGATGGTGCTAAATCGGACTGCTTCGATCGGAGCCTGAGGGGATTCATTGAAGCCGAGTTGGTCCAAGTGCTCAAACTAGGCCTGGTATGCACTTCCAACACACCATCAAGCCGACCAAGCATGGCGGAGGTGGTGCAGTTCTTGGAATCTGTTAGGACTAATTCTTGATGTTCTGCTATCTGGAACATAGTAGCAGAATAGGATGTTAAAACAGGAAAAGggttttctgattttttttaacAGATGAAGATCACATTTCTTCTTTAAttctttattattattattgtggCCCCAGTCCTTTTGTAAATGTGTTTAGATTTGTCTGCTCATTATCTATACTTTTTTTTAGATCTGTTTGCTGAATAAATGGCTATTTTGGTCGAATCACTAATTCCTCAGGATCTCCTCTTACTAATTTTGTACCAAGTAGATATCCTCCTTTTATCTATGCATGCATGCAAAATGCCAATGCAAGAGCGACCGCTCTGATTGGGAAATGGGAACCTTTTATCTTCATGGTCAGACCTACTCCTTTTATTTGTGGGATCCAAAGAGGAGTTGTTATTGTCCAATGGTGTATCAACTTTTATCAAGCTTGTAGCTGCAGGTTCAGCAAAGGGAACAGTTGAACTAACATTTTTGAAGCAGGGGCAGCTCATCTAACCCACAATATCCTTCCCTACATATCCCAGCACTAAATACAAGATTTGCAGCAGTCCAGATTTCATCCCCAACCCACCAATACATTCCAAATGGCCGAGGAGTTCGAGCTGCCTGAATTCAACCCGAGGGAGCGCGCCAAGCAGCAGATTTCGGTGCCATTTCTGTGGGAGGTGAAGCCCGGCGCGCCGAAGAGGGACTGGGCGATCTCCACCAAGCCATCACCCACAGTCTTCTCATGTCCATCCCCGGCCAAGCTTGTTGTCAGCGTGCCATTCCAGTGGGAAGAGAAGCCTGGGAAGCCCCTACAAGACATGTCACGCTTCCATGCACCGTCCGATCGTCATGCCGGCTTTTCGGTATCTCCTTACTCACTGAACCCTTTTGTGGCCGAAGATGATGAGGAGTACACGCTGGGGTTCGACCTGGAAGCGTTCGGGTTTCCCGACGACAGCAAGGCGTCCACCGGCGCCGCGGATTATGCGGACGGGTCGAGCCGCCATGGCGCCTGGTACTCGTTCTCAGAGTCGGAGGACTACAGCAACTCGAGCGGGAACACCTCTGCCCGGGAGTCCCAGTTCCCCCGGGCGCCGTCGGAGCGGAGCTGGGAGGTGGCCAACGATGATGACCATGAGCTGACCACCAACCGGCAGAGCCCTCTGAGGAGCGCCTTCACGCTGGAGGAGCTCATGATGCTGAGCCGCAAGCTGGGCGGCGGGCAAGGGTTCCCGGCCGATGTCAGGAAGAAGAGCCTCTCCCCCTCGCTCTCCTCCGTGGTAATAATGCCGTACACACTTCACACTTTTACACTGAGCTTTGCTTGATTAGTAGTACATCTGCACCAGTTAATAGTTAATTGGACAGACTACACTGTGCCCCCAACTGCTCCTGTTAATGGGCAGTGATTTGTTTGTCTGTCCCTCATGTTGCTCTGCTGTTCTTTCCAGGAGCTCATCAAGAAGTTTTTAATTGTGTGTTCTTAGTGAGTGGGCGGCTCCGTGGCTGCTGCGGGCACATGGGCGAGCTGTACCGTGTGCGCATGTGCGTGTGGGTGTGAGGTCTGAGTGAGATCCCTGCATCTGATTGATCGGGGAAGAAGCTCTGCGAGGCTGGATTGCTTGCTTGCTGGGAAGTAGAAGCCTACTTACTAGCTGGCCTGCGTGCTGGTGCTGTACTGTTGTGTTGTGTCTCCGAAGGAAGGAATCTTGTACTCTTTTCCCGGTGTTTGTTTCAAGATAAACAAACGCTGGGTTTCTTTCTGTATCAGGTTGCTGTTGCTTCTTGTATATGTGGAGATTCTGCTTCTTGTTCATTTGTGCATCTGTTTGTTTGAGACGGAGCAACAAAGATTTTGTGGTGGATTATTTTGCAACTAGCTCGATCTGTTTTGTTAAGGAGAATGTATATATACATGCACATGCACATGGTGAGGAAAAGGAAGATAACCAAGTTCTCGTTCATATTCAGGAATCTTGTCTGTGTGCAGCCCAATGCTAACTTGTAGTGGGAATTTTTAGTAGGATATATGAGGGAAATGATGATAAAAAAAGGTAATCCAGACACAAGGCTGTTGGAATTTGGAAGAAATATAAAGATGGAGATAATAAAAACATGACAAAAATATCGCTAGAAGGAGGGCTCGAACCTCCGACCTTGTGGTTAACAGCCACACGCTCTAGCCAACTGAGCTATTCCAGCTTTAGTAACTATAGCACCAGAGACGTATTAATAGTATATTGATCTATGGCTACCTTGCCAGGACACTATTTGACACGGGCGCATGTGCATGACCGCACCCGCTGACACAAAATTGCACTGGCCATTGCCACGGGCACGAAGCATTTTAAATTCTCCCTCAAATCTTCATAACTCCCTAAAAATCATTATTTTAATTTATCTAAATAGTCCTTTCCCTAAAAAATTTAACTCCTCAAAACATCGAGGGTAAGGCATCTCCAGGTCTTGATAATTCGATAACGCCAACTCATTAGCATTGTACAAACCATAACTACATTGCATACATACTATAATACGTACCAAATCGACGTCAAACTAGCCCTTGGATCGATCtacatactagtacatgctaaataCTACGTAGCTCTATTTACCGTGGAGGCGGTTAAGGCCCTGTTCGGTAATCACCTGCTTCTGGAATCTACGGAACGGGAAAACTGCAACTCCGATGTTTTAAACTGCAGCTCCACCAACTCCTCTCCCAGAGTTATGGAACAAAGTGATACCGAACAACGCCTAAGATACTCATCAAACTTTAAACTGAAGCCGCTGTCCTAGTCGAAGGATGAGTTGAAAGCGGATGGGACATCGATCACCCCACGGGAGGCGGCGATCTCGTTGTCTTGACGGTGGCTAGAccagatggcttcttctccttctccttgtcCTCTGAATCATCTAGCAGCTCGTTGAGCTCACTGTAGTATGCGTTGTTCTCAGCGTCATGGCGAGCGAGCTTGGCGCGGTTGTCTTAGACCGCACACTCATCTTGGATGGATCCAAATAACGCCGTGTCGATAGTGATGTACTCGTGGTCGATGCACTCGGCCTCCCGGTGCTCTTCCGTCACCTTGTCCTCCAGCTCTTCCGCTCGAGGGACTATACCGCCATTTTCCAGGGAGCGAGCTTCAATGGAGGCGGCGTTGCCCAGGTCCCAAAGAGGCGGACAACGACGACATCATAGTCACACGCCGTCTCCTCTGTCGTGTTGAAAGTCCTAAGCCATTGGCGGCCGAAGTCCTTGCAACCAATCAAAATGTTATTTTCAAAAGCATCTTGGTGCTTTTTTTCACGTTCTCCATGAATGTCATCCAATGATGAAACTTTGCAACCAATCAAAACGTTTGCCAATGTTTTTTTTTATCTTTTTCAATTCTACTCTTCACCCGAGCTCACATGAACTCGGGATCAGAACAACAATTTCGGTCCAGCAAGTGAAGGATACTTTAGAGGTACAAAAGCTATATTTTTAGGGGCTATACGTTTTATGAGAGCAAGATAGTGCTTAACTCCCTAAAACATACTTTATCTCCTTAAATGTAGCTGTTAAGGGATATGCTAGAGATGCCCTAActcctcaaaagagttacttccTACTCAAATTTTAGCAGGATAGGCACCCCTCACAAACCGACAAACCTACCCATGCAGCGCCTCATTTTTGGGGGGCTAAAAACTCAGCCGCCTCTCACCTCCTCCCTAACAGCACCTTAGATCTTCCCGTCCTCCTTAACGACCCCCTGTGCACCCTGATCTCCCCATACCTTCTTTcgtcctgatacgtctccaacgtatctataatttttgattgctccatgctatattatctactgttttgaacattattaggctttattttccacttttatattattttttgaaCTAACccattaaccggaggcccagcccagaattgctgtttttttttgactattttagggtttcgaagaaaaggaatatcaaacggagtccaaacggaatgaaaccttcggaaacgtgattttctcatcagataagatccaggagacttggaccctccgtcaagaaagccacgaggcggtcacgagggtggagggcgcgcccccctagggcgcgcccctgccttgtgggcccctcgaagctccaccgacgcacttcttcctcctatatatatcgacgtacccccaaacgatcggggacgaagccaaaaacctaattccaccgccacaactttctgtatccatgagatcccatcttggggcctgttccggagcttcgccggagggggcatcgatcacggagggcttctacatcatcatccaagcctctccgatgaagtgtgagtagtttacttcagacctacgggtccatagttagtaactagatggcttcttctctctttttggatcttaatacaatgttctcccctctctcgtggagatctattcgatgtaatcttctttttgcggtgtgtttgttgagaccgatgaattgtgggtttatgatcaagtctatctatgaataatatttgaatcttctctgaattcttttatgtataattggttatgacggtgtcctggactagggggtactcaccacgtcgtctcccgatctattagattgggccgaggacccccatggccgtatactcatgggccagttcggacaactgccgcatacatggaagattccacaagacttggtgatcaagacaaggactcctccccaccggcgtattcggctaggactcttgttatcctaggcctgtggtgcattatataaaccgaggccaggctagtcgataaacaatatatatacaatcataccataggctagcttctagggtttagcttctctgatctcgtggtagatctactcttgtacatatcattaatattaatcaagcaggacgtagggttttacctccatcaagagggcccgaacctgggtaaaacattgtgtctcctgcctcctgttaccatccggcctagacacatagttcgggaccccctacccgagatccgccggttttgacaccgacattggtgctttaattgagatttccgctgtgtgatcgacaaaggGATCAATGGCTTGCCCACTGGTCAGCTGCGACGCCgacatcttcgtcgccggctcaactggtcaccttggctcgaccgaggaccgtgctccatctccgatcgtcataTTCGGACGGGAgccttcttcaacatcaactccgatctctatcatgatcatagaggagtcatccatggagcttgagggctcaacgtcaacattgccctcgggcggccgtgctgtttttatggacagcgaacttgtattcgccgtcaccacctcctcgagcgtcggtttgacgattgcttcggttgaatagtgcggaattacgtctacaacagccatgcaaaatttcgtcgagttccgatggaggaatctccgacaatctacgatataccggagccctgtcaaatctggacgggaatctggacgagtttagggcgtggtctctaGAGCCCAGCTCAGAGGtactttggaagatccaaccgttcatctactgtggaattcccatatctaccacccctccaaatttcagctcgatccgacggttcaaactccgggaaccttctgatgagtggaccaattttcggatccgttttctgcgcgaatacggatccgacccgaattcatgtttttttatgaacgtgatattggacaacctttttagaggaattctcttctagggtattgtgcgttgtttttaaacacgtgtctgtaaaattttaagcctcccatgaggtcatcttcatcatcatgctggtgttaaaccagtccggcaatattgctccaagactgccgacctgcgctagacacggagtcactttgttgagccgagctcaacttcttcggatcatcatctcggcaagccgaacaagagtccagcatcacgaaggataaatcatcaccaacatcgccgccccacagattacacggagcgggcataccggcatcgccgcacggtcacttcatcaagccggcatcgaccacgtcacgacctgcatcggcagagccgcactattgcttcttcaagctggtgtccatcatgccgacctacttcgactcatcggctgacatcgaggcttcgacatctcagctggaccgggggcttcgccatctcttcatcaacctactccggagacttcggcgtcactagcctaCTAGCTctgtcacgttagctggaccgagggctttgcctcggcaagccaacctttgccagcatcgccatgccgtcgctttatcgcccatcaggcaatgggtgtgcggatcgagtcccaattttgggaatcacctttcttcggattgctacaacggGAAAGTATCTAGTGCTCCCAGGCTTGGGGTGCTCCCGGTGCTCCAAATGTCCGaaaaacatttttaaaatgttcaaaaaattctgaaaaaatgcgGTAGATCGACGGAACATCGATGTCTCTTGTCACAAAATTTCAAATCAAAATTCGAAACATTGCTCGAGATACAAAAATGACTAATTTTTGTACATAACATAAGTTGGGCTTTAGTTTTGGCCCATTATCACATTGATGtcaaatttgtcatttttgtatctcGAGCAATGTTTCGAATTTTGATTTGAAATTTTGTAACAAGATACATCGATGTTCCGTCGATGCGCTgcatttttttcagaattttttgagcATTTTAAAAAATGATTTTCGCATCGGAGCACCGGGAGCACCCTAGGCTTGGGAGCACTAGATACTTtccaacaaataaaccaggtgctattaatcctactattttttgcttgtttgggctCATTTTTCCCAAtaaattattactctggtttgtccatcatatatacgcaggtctatcaaatggtggcctcATTAACGAGGCCACATGGTGGTTCAGTCACTTTCCGTATATAGTCCGGCGAATGCCGCAttcggaactcggaccgacctgtgaattcaggctttgccacgcctttaccgcatcacgccgacgcccagcatcgacattgactttggtgccaggccatatttcttttattactcactttgcataaattatttattatgcaacaatttttttaattactattattactattatctccggtttgcactattttttgtgcacaagaaaatgatccggggacttcggcgtcactctgccggtctgcattgaccgtgctatgtcaccacttcggcgtgtcgagctctccgctccgccacctcgggaccggcttgggggatggaaccttgtcccacATCAatctcggaccgcgtcatcaatgccgaacacattaaccagctaagtcactttcatgctcaaaattttaatttttaagttgtgttcggttcgaccaaacATTATACTTTTTtcgaaaaaagttgcttgtaaaaaatctccttgtcaaaactttgtttgtggcatggaaattcaaataccccgtttacttgggggcttccttcatgaagctttttcctcttgcatatgattatacttgtacggcttcgttccttgttcgtgtattacgccacaatatgcaccatattgacttaagcgatttgcaagctgggttgcctggctcctgtgcttacccctatgttcccgattgttcggctagggagtaaagggagcacctctgcgattgtcacgaccgggtcctccgagctctgacctcagactgggtgaagccaaaagctagcgctcttattgttttcaatcatggtcggcacacaacggaactcatgagtacaaaaaatctattgcacaagtctcatagcaataatgagcaccgaagaaaggtatcggtgggggtactattttcttcgaagatgcttcttacacttcgtctgtaatatagcataacttccctgagcgcgctttgtctattacagccttatggcccggttacctggttattggaaacactatcgatattctcgacaggtggagtacataacacttttcggtccttgaccgaagagggagaagccgacggtcggttaagatgcgtttaaagttcggttgaacagagatatgatataagtacttcggtacatacaatcattatacataaaattcttttacccaagtcacttgggggctcttaaaatttatatgagctattttatagtaaatgtgttttcttcttggtcgttgcaaagtctttttctatcgctcctttttcgacgtgagtgtgtggtcaatagccagataacccattttctctctagtgaccgctcgagtttagtcgctaaactggtctaacgagaagcactccgccttcgggataggaggctgcagccgtaggctgaccctcttgaagtcttgagatcggatgtgtaatattaatgcacgacagaagcaatatgcatcggtttcgaattgtgtcttcggtcaatagttgggttgcccggctcctgcacttgcttcctacgttccgctttgttcggctaggtgtgcaaagggagaaccactgcaattgtgcttccagctcacatggttaagcacctcagtggagaaagccaaaaactgactgtcacaataagcgtaaactggtcagtgatccgatgactgtgttaaatgatgggccattcataacaatggccgaagtgtttacggcttgatcTTGACTGtagccgaacactaccgggggctattaattggcctcccaaactaaatcctcgatattttgctcttacattagagctgaggtttcgtgatcatgcttagcatgacaacccaaagaaaggaaccgatagcaggactattttctttggaagacatttcttatgttaaacagtaatataaaatatctctctgcgtacctttgtttataaaaccatatggccagattgccttgtttgtcgtaaatctttgccctcataaaggctttataaagtaggacaaacactcctcggctactagctgaggaggtggaagccgatggtcggtcaacaaagttttgtacaatgcgggtCCGAgaattaatgacgtaaagtacttagatacatagagtcattacacataatttgtgattttactatggatatcgattcttaattcggccacccgtgcccgcattaaggctcgggggctattGGGCTTCgtgcttattatttacaaatattaaaggggcacatcgatcccctgatctggtgttgccatccgaccagtgtctcgggggctactgcattgcctgtccaatgcagaaaattttatgtgcaatatagtttctgaggagattttgatcctcaggttggtcggccgcacccaacctgagtctcgaggattgagcacgccgcttttagtgtccagaagtattctgccgagctaggacttgatcctcaggacgattttgcaaatcaacctgagtctcaacGGGTATTAGGATCAGCGGTCTTaagtcatccttcaggtgcatctcaggttttagaccgatacacaccttgagggctactggctatatatctcgacagagaataaattgcaccaataaaaaatattgacaaaaaatcggcccacagtcggggtggtgcaccacctcggaagcagtccggcataaagttcgggcgctagtggctggctccatagagggcatttccggcattaagctcggctaaactccttcaacttttttgtaccaagatgatctatgacatcttggatatagtccggcgttggaggtCGGATACATTttggcgttggagcttggacacagtccggcgttggagctcggatacatttcggcgttggagctcggaagtagtctggcattggtgctcggctgcaaaa
Protein-coding sequences here:
- the LOC125511283 gene encoding uncharacterized protein LOC125511283, with amino-acid sequence MAEEFELPEFNPRERAKQQISVPFLWEVKPGAPKRDWAISTKPSPTVFSCPSPAKLVVSVPFQWEEKPGKPLQDMSRFHAPSDRHAGFSVSPYSLNPFVAEDDEEYTLGFDLEAFGFPDDSKASTGAADYADGSSRHGAWYSFSESEDYSNSSGNTSARESQFPRAPSERSWEVANDDDHELTTNRQSPLRSAFTLEELMMLSRKLGGGQGFPADVRKKSLSPSLSSVELIKKFLIVCS
- the LOC125511282 gene encoding probable LRR receptor-like serine/threonine-protein kinase At1g12460; the protein is MTPARRSLAPLALLALAVLLHWAAPRALVEAATPAERRILLDFKSAITADPDGALASWKPSGDPCADFAGVSCDPATGAVQRLRLHGAGLAGTLAPSLARLPALESVSLFGNALSGGIPPGYASLAPTLHKLNLSRNALSGEIPPFLGAFPWLRLLDLSYNAFSGEIPPGLFDPCPRLRYVSLAHNALRGAVPPGIANCSRLAGFDLSYNRLSGELPDQLCAPPEMNYISVRSNELSGGIAGKLDACRSIDLFDVGSNRFSGAAPFGLLGLANITYFNVSSNAFDGEIPNIATCGSKFLYFDASGNRLAGPVPESVVNCRNLRVLDLGANALAGDIPPVIGTLRSLSELRLAGNTGITGSIPAELGGIEMLVTLDLAGLMLTGDIPVSLSKCQFLLELNLSGNKLQGVIPDTLNNLTYLRMLDLHKNQLDGGIPVSLAQLTNLDLLDLSENRLTGPIPSELGNLSKLTHFNVSFNGLSGIIPSAPVLQNFGSTAFMGNPLLCGSPLNNLCGGQRARRLSVAIIIVIVAAALILIGVCIVCAMNIRAYTMRSKEEQEGKEDEEVLVSESISVGSPGQTAIIGKLVLFTKSLPSRYEDWEEGTKALVDKDCLVGGGSVGTVYKATFENGLSIAVKKLEALGSLTNQDEFEHEMGQLGNLNHPNLVTFQGYYWSSSMQLILSEFVTKGSLYDHLHGNRRRAFSRSSSGGELSWDRRFKIALGTARALAYLHHDCRPQVLHLNIKSSNIMIDEEYEAKLSDYGFRKLLPILGSFEVSRSYAAIGYIAPELASPSLRYSDKSDVFSFGVVLLEIVTGRKPVESPGVAIHVILRDYVRETLEDGAKSDCFDRSLRGFIEAELVQVLKLGLVCTSNTPSSRPSMAEVVQFLESVRTNS